From Planifilum fimeticola, one genomic window encodes:
- the frr gene encoding ribosome recycling factor, translating into MLENIKKQSAEKMEKAIQVLKKDLASMRAGRATPALLEKVTVSYYGSEMPVNQLANISAPEPRLLVVQPWDKSALAEIERAILKSELGLTPTNDGNVIRITIPALTEERRAELVKVVKKSGEESKVAIRNVRRDANEEIKKLGKNGEISEDDVRRGQDEIQKLTDRYIREVDEVIAAKEKEIMEI; encoded by the coding sequence ATGCTGGAGAACATCAAAAAGCAATCCGCTGAGAAAATGGAAAAGGCGATTCAGGTGCTGAAAAAGGATTTGGCCAGCATGCGCGCGGGCCGGGCCACACCCGCTCTCCTCGAAAAGGTGACCGTTTCCTATTACGGAAGCGAGATGCCCGTCAACCAGCTGGCCAACATTTCCGCGCCGGAACCCCGCCTGTTGGTGGTTCAGCCCTGGGACAAGTCCGCCTTGGCCGAAATCGAACGGGCCATTCTGAAGTCGGAATTGGGGCTTACCCCCACCAATGACGGTAACGTGATCCGGATCACCATCCCGGCCCTGACGGAAGAGCGCCGGGCGGAGCTCGTCAAAGTGGTGAAGAAGAGCGGTGAAGAGTCGAAGGTGGCCATCCGAAACGTCCGCCGGGATGCCAATGAGGAAATCAAGAAGCTGGGGAAAAACGGGGAGATTTCCGAGGACGACGTTCGCCGCGGGCAGGATGAGATCCAAAAGCTGACGGACCGGTATATCCGGGAAGTGGACGAAGTGATCGCGGCGAAGGAAAAAGAGATTATGGAAATCTGA
- the pyrH gene encoding UMP kinase, which yields MERLNYRRVVLKLSGEALAGDQGYGIDPKTISSIANQIKEVVEMGVQMAVVVGGGNIWRGMAGSAKGIDRATADYMGMLATVMNSLALQDSLEKVGVPTRVQTSIEMRQVAEPYIRRRAIRHLEKGRVVIFAAGTGNPFFSTDTTAALRAAEIEADVILMAKNNVDGVYSADPSRDPRAVKYETLTYLDMLNQGLGVMDSTASTLCMDNDIPLIVFNICTEGNIRRAVMGEQIGTVVRGSL from the coding sequence ATGGAACGGCTCAATTATCGTCGCGTCGTTTTGAAGTTGAGCGGGGAGGCGCTGGCGGGGGATCAGGGATACGGCATCGATCCCAAGACGATTTCCTCCATCGCCAACCAGATTAAAGAAGTGGTGGAGATGGGTGTCCAGATGGCCGTTGTCGTCGGCGGCGGGAACATCTGGCGCGGTATGGCGGGCAGCGCCAAGGGGATTGACCGGGCCACCGCCGATTACATGGGGATGTTGGCGACGGTGATGAATTCCCTGGCCCTTCAGGATTCCCTGGAAAAGGTGGGTGTACCCACCCGCGTCCAGACATCGATCGAGATGCGCCAAGTGGCGGAGCCCTATATCCGCCGCCGGGCGATTCGCCATCTGGAAAAGGGGCGGGTCGTCATCTTCGCGGCGGGAACGGGAAATCCCTTCTTCTCCACCGACACCACCGCGGCACTCCGCGCCGCGGAGATCGAGGCGGACGTGATCCTGATGGCGAAAAACAATGTGGACGGGGTGTATTCGGCGGATCCCAGCCGCGACCCCCGTGCCGTGAAATACGAGACCCTCACTTATCTGGACATGCTCAATCAGGGGCTGGGGGTCATGGATTCGACGGCGTCCACGTTGTGCATGGACAACGATATCCCGCTCATCGTCTTCAATATTTGCACGGAGGGGAACATCCGCCGTGCGGTGATGGGGGAACAAATCGGAACCGTAGTGAGGGGGAGTCTGTAA
- the tsf gene encoding translation elongation factor Ts, translating to MAISAAQVKELREKTGAGMMDCKKALTEANGDMDKAIEILREKGLAAAAKKAGRVAAEGLVEAYIHAGGRIGVLVEVNCETDFVAKTEEFRSFVREIAMQIAAMNPKYVKRDEVPKEEVDKEREILRTQALNEGKPEHIVEKMVEGRLEKHFKEICLLEQPYIKDGDKTIEQLVKEMIARIGENIEVRRFVRFELGEGIEKKEANFAEEVLSQVKG from the coding sequence ATGGCGATATCAGCTGCTCAAGTAAAGGAATTGCGGGAAAAAACCGGTGCGGGGATGATGGATTGCAAAAAGGCCCTCACCGAAGCAAACGGAGACATGGACAAAGCGATTGAGATTCTGCGGGAGAAGGGCTTGGCCGCTGCCGCGAAAAAAGCGGGACGCGTCGCGGCGGAAGGGTTGGTCGAAGCCTACATACACGCCGGCGGACGCATCGGCGTTCTGGTCGAAGTGAACTGCGAAACGGATTTCGTGGCCAAGACCGAGGAGTTCCGTTCCTTTGTGCGCGAGATCGCGATGCAGATCGCGGCGATGAATCCCAAATATGTGAAACGGGATGAGGTTCCGAAGGAAGAGGTGGACAAGGAACGGGAGATATTGCGCACCCAGGCCCTCAATGAAGGAAAGCCGGAGCACATCGTTGAGAAGATGGTGGAGGGCAGGCTGGAGAAGCACTTCAAGGAGATCTGTCTTCTGGAGCAGCCGTACATCAAGGACGGAGACAAAACGATCGAACAGCTGGTCAAGGAAATGATCGCGCGCATCGGAGAGAACATCGAGGTCCGGCGCTTTGTTCGCTTTGAACTCGGGGAAGGCATCGAGAAGAAAGAGGCCAATTTCGCCGAGGAAGTTTTATCGCAGGTCAAGGGCTAA
- the rpsB gene encoding 30S ribosomal protein S2, producing the protein MAVVSMKQLLEAGVHFGHQTRRWNPKMEKYIFTERNGIYIIDLQKTVKMMEEAYNYVRELASRGGTLLFVGTKKQAQDAVREEAERCGMFYVNHRWLGGTLTNFQTIRKRIERLHELKRMEEDGTFDVLPKKEVVLLRKEQARLEKFLGGIKEMKELPDAVFIIDPRKERIAVAEARRLGIPIIAIVDTNCDPDEVDYIIPGNDDAIRAVRLFTSKMADAVLEGKQGEQNAS; encoded by the coding sequence ATGGCAGTCGTTTCGATGAAACAGCTGTTGGAAGCCGGGGTTCATTTCGGGCACCAGACGCGCCGTTGGAACCCCAAAATGGAAAAATACATTTTCACCGAGCGGAACGGGATCTACATCATCGACCTGCAGAAAACGGTGAAAATGATGGAGGAGGCTTACAATTACGTTCGCGAACTGGCTTCCCGCGGCGGGACCCTCCTCTTTGTCGGCACCAAGAAACAGGCTCAGGATGCGGTCCGCGAGGAGGCGGAGCGGTGCGGAATGTTTTATGTGAACCACCGCTGGCTGGGCGGCACCCTGACCAACTTCCAAACGATCCGCAAGCGGATTGAACGGTTGCACGAACTGAAGCGGATGGAAGAGGACGGAACCTTCGATGTTCTTCCCAAGAAGGAAGTGGTTCTCCTCCGCAAGGAGCAGGCTCGGCTGGAAAAATTCCTCGGCGGTATCAAGGAGATGAAGGAGCTGCCCGATGCGGTCTTCATCATCGATCCGAGGAAGGAGCGGATCGCGGTGGCCGAAGCGCGGAGGTTGGGAATCCCGATCATCGCCATTGTCGATACGAACTGCGATCCCGACGAAGTGGATTACATCATTCCCGGCAACGACGATGCCATCCGGGCAGTTCGCTTGTTCACGTCCAAAATGGCCGATGCGGTTCTGGAAGGGAAACAGGGCGAACAAAACGCTTCCTGA
- the hslU gene encoding ATP-dependent protease ATPase subunit HslU — MTPRQIVAELDKYIVGQQAAKRAVAIALRNRYRRSLLPEELRDEVVPKNILMIGPTGVGKTEIARRLAKLVGAPFVKVEATKFTEVGYVGRDVESMVRDLVETAIRIVKAEQLEKVKDKAAQLADERIVSILVPSRKTGGFKNPLEMLFNQTGHSNRSQDTGTDETGIQERRRQVRERLKRGELEEEIIEIEVEEQLPMFDMFAGSGMEQMGINMQEMLGQFLPKRTKKRRLPVREARKVLIQEEGQKLIDMDQVTQESIQRAEQSGIIFIDEVDKIAGKDQRGGPDVSREGVQRDILPIVEGSTVMTKYGPVKTDHILFIAAGAFHIAKPSDLIPELQGRFPIRVELNDLTADDFFRILTEPKGALIKQYTELLRTEGIEVKFTEEAIREIARLAAEVNRGTENIGARRLHTILERLLEELSFEAPDIHLEEVVITPQYVQERLADIVRDRDMSHYIL; from the coding sequence ATGACGCCGCGCCAGATTGTCGCCGAATTGGATAAGTACATCGTCGGCCAGCAGGCAGCCAAGCGGGCGGTCGCCATCGCCCTCCGCAATCGGTATCGCCGGTCTTTGCTGCCGGAGGAGCTGCGGGACGAGGTGGTGCCCAAGAATATTTTGATGATCGGCCCCACCGGCGTGGGAAAGACGGAAATCGCCCGCCGCTTGGCAAAGCTGGTCGGCGCCCCCTTCGTCAAGGTGGAAGCCACCAAATTCACTGAGGTGGGTTATGTCGGTCGGGATGTGGAATCGATGGTCCGGGACCTGGTGGAAACGGCCATCCGGATTGTCAAGGCGGAGCAGTTGGAAAAAGTGAAGGACAAGGCGGCCCAATTGGCTGACGAACGGATTGTCTCCATCCTGGTCCCGTCCAGGAAGACGGGCGGGTTCAAAAACCCCTTGGAGATGCTTTTCAACCAGACCGGCCACTCCAACCGCTCCCAGGACACCGGTACCGACGAGACGGGGATTCAGGAGCGCAGGAGGCAGGTGCGGGAGCGGCTGAAAAGGGGCGAGCTGGAGGAGGAGATCATTGAAATCGAAGTGGAGGAGCAGCTCCCGATGTTCGACATGTTTGCCGGTTCCGGAATGGAACAGATGGGCATCAACATGCAGGAAATGTTGGGGCAGTTCCTTCCGAAGCGGACGAAGAAGCGCCGCCTGCCCGTCCGGGAAGCCCGGAAGGTGTTGATCCAGGAAGAGGGTCAAAAGTTGATCGACATGGATCAGGTTACCCAGGAATCGATTCAGCGGGCGGAGCAGTCGGGGATCATCTTCATCGACGAGGTGGACAAAATCGCCGGCAAGGATCAGCGCGGAGGTCCCGATGTTTCCCGGGAAGGGGTGCAGCGGGACATTCTTCCCATCGTCGAGGGATCGACGGTGATGACCAAGTATGGCCCGGTGAAGACGGACCACATTCTCTTCATCGCTGCAGGAGCTTTTCACATCGCCAAGCCCTCGGATCTGATCCCCGAGCTCCAGGGGCGCTTTCCGATCCGGGTGGAATTGAACGACTTGACCGCCGACGATTTCTTCCGCATCCTGACGGAACCCAAGGGTGCGCTGATCAAGCAGTATACGGAACTCCTCAGAACCGAGGGAATCGAAGTGAAGTTCACGGAGGAGGCGATCCGCGAGATCGCCCGCCTGGCCGCCGAGGTGAACCGGGGAACCGAAAACATCGGGGCCAGGAGGCTTCACACGATCCTGGAGAGGCTGCTTGAGGAGCTGTCCTTTGAGGCGCCGGACATTCATCTGGAGGAGGTCGTGATCACCCCCCAATATGTGCAGGAACGGCTGGCCGATATCGTGCGGGATCGGGACATGAGCCATTACATTCTGTAG
- the hslV gene encoding ATP-dependent protease subunit HslV produces the protein MEGFRGTTIFAIRHKGAGAIAGDGQVTFGNQMVMKNRAKKVRRLYRGKVVAGFAGSVADAMTLFEKFEGKLEEFHGNLTRAAVELAKEWRADKVLRRLEAMLIVMDAEQLLLVSGTGEVIEPDDQVLAIGSGGGYALAAGRALKTYAPEMSAREIAEAALRIAGEICVFTNQHIVVEEV, from the coding sequence GTGGAGGGGTTTCGCGGAACAACCATTTTCGCCATCCGTCACAAGGGGGCTGGAGCCATCGCGGGAGACGGCCAGGTGACCTTCGGCAATCAGATGGTCATGAAAAACCGGGCGAAAAAGGTGCGCAGGCTTTACCGCGGGAAAGTGGTCGCCGGCTTTGCCGGATCGGTGGCCGATGCCATGACCCTCTTCGAGAAGTTTGAAGGAAAGCTGGAGGAATTTCACGGCAATTTGACCCGTGCGGCCGTTGAGCTGGCCAAGGAGTGGCGGGCGGACAAGGTGCTGCGACGGCTGGAAGCGATGCTGATCGTCATGGATGCGGAACAACTGCTGTTGGTGTCGGGAACCGGTGAAGTGATTGAACCGGATGATCAGGTGCTGGCCATCGGGTCCGGAGGCGGATATGCGCTGGCCGCCGGGCGGGCTCTGAAAACCTACGCTCCGGAGATGAGCGCCCGGGAGATCGCGGAGGCGGCCCTGAGGATTGCCGGCGAGATCTGCGTGTTTACCAATCAGCACATTGTCGTTGAGGAGGTATAG
- the trmFO gene encoding FADH(2)-oxidizing methylenetetrahydrofolate--tRNA-(uracil(54)-C(5))-methyltransferase TrmFO, which yields MMPQTVTVIGAGLAGSEAAWQIARRGVPVRLIEMRPVKLTPAHRTGRFAELVCSNSLRAKALTNAVGILKEEMRRMDSLIMRCADAHEVPAGGALAVDRESFSAAVTDALKQIPHVEILHEEVTEIPEGIAVIATGPLTSPALSEEIRRLTGEEYLYFYDAAAPIVEKDSIDMDRVFVASRYGKGESAYINCPMTQEEFDRFYEALVSAEQAPLKEFEKEIYFEGCMPIEVMARRGKKTILFGPLKPVGLTDPRTGKRPYAVVQLRQDNSAGTLYNLVGFQTHLKWGEQKRVIRMIPGLEQAEIVRYGVMHRNTFINSPRLLRPTYQLIRREDLFFAGQITGVEGYVESAASGLIAGINAARLAVGQDPVVFPEETAMGSLARYITTADPKHFQPMNANFGLLPPLPKRIRSREERNLQFAERALNKIRDFSRELHRLPC from the coding sequence ATGATGCCACAGACAGTAACGGTGATCGGAGCGGGCTTGGCCGGCAGCGAGGCGGCTTGGCAGATCGCACGGCGCGGGGTTCCGGTCCGGCTCATCGAGATGCGCCCTGTGAAACTGACGCCGGCCCACCGGACCGGACGTTTTGCCGAACTGGTCTGCAGCAACTCGCTCCGGGCCAAAGCCCTGACCAACGCGGTGGGGATTTTGAAGGAAGAGATGCGCCGGATGGACTCGCTGATCATGCGGTGTGCCGATGCCCATGAGGTCCCCGCCGGGGGCGCATTGGCGGTGGATCGGGAGTCCTTTTCCGCCGCGGTGACGGATGCGCTGAAACAGATTCCCCACGTGGAGATCCTCCACGAGGAAGTGACGGAGATTCCCGAAGGGATCGCGGTGATCGCCACGGGGCCCCTCACCTCCCCCGCGCTGTCCGAGGAGATCCGCCGCCTGACCGGGGAGGAGTACCTGTATTTCTACGATGCGGCGGCTCCCATCGTGGAAAAGGACAGCATCGACATGGACAGGGTGTTTGTCGCATCCCGCTACGGCAAGGGGGAGTCGGCCTACATCAACTGTCCGATGACGCAAGAAGAGTTCGATCGATTTTATGAAGCGCTCGTCTCCGCCGAGCAGGCCCCCCTCAAGGAATTTGAAAAGGAGATTTACTTTGAAGGATGCATGCCGATCGAAGTGATGGCCCGGCGCGGAAAGAAAACGATCCTGTTCGGTCCGTTGAAGCCGGTGGGTCTTACGGATCCGCGGACCGGAAAACGGCCCTATGCCGTGGTCCAGCTTAGGCAGGACAACAGTGCCGGAACGCTGTACAACCTGGTCGGCTTTCAGACGCATCTCAAATGGGGGGAGCAGAAGCGGGTGATCCGGATGATCCCCGGGCTGGAGCAGGCGGAAATTGTCCGGTACGGCGTGATGCACCGCAACACCTTCATCAATTCCCCCAGGTTGCTGCGACCCACGTACCAGCTGATCCGTCGGGAGGATCTGTTCTTCGCCGGCCAGATTACCGGAGTGGAAGGCTATGTGGAGTCGGCCGCATCCGGGTTGATTGCCGGGATCAACGCCGCCCGACTGGCGGTGGGACAGGATCCGGTGGTTTTTCCGGAGGAGACGGCGATGGGCAGCCTCGCCCGGTATATCACCACCGCCGATCCGAAACATTTTCAACCGATGAACGCCAATTTCGGTCTCCTTCCTCCCTTGCCGAAGAGGATCCGTTCCCGGGAGGAGAGGAACCTGCAATTCGCCGAACGGGCATTGAACAAGATTCGGGATTTTTCCCGGGAGCTGCACCGTTTGCCTTGCTAA
- the topA gene encoding type I DNA topoisomerase produces the protein MADSLVIVESPAKAKTIGKYLGKKYIVKASMGHVRDLPKSQMGIDIEHRFEPKYITIRGKGNVLKELREAKKKVKRVFLAADPDREGEAIAWHLAHSLDLSPNEKCRVVFNEITKQAIQEAFKNPRPIDMDLVNAQQARRILDRLVGYGISPILWKKVKKGLSAGRVQSVAVKLIIDREKEIREFKPEEYWTVTAELLKGNESFRAKFYGYGKEKTELKNEEEVKALLERIKGKRFVVEEVKKSQRRRNPAPPFITSTLQQEAARKLRFRASRTMAVAQQLYEGVDLGPEGSVGLITYMRTDSTRIAETAQREALAWIKHAFGEPYLPDTPRRHRTKAGAQDAHEAIRPTSVERTPEKVKSYLSRDQYRLYKLIWERYVASQMAPAVMDAVTADIRVGDALFRATGSTVKFPGFMKVYVEGTDDNKTEEEARLPELEKGETLKRKSVQPKQHFTQPPPRYTEARLVRTLEELGIGRPSTYAPTLETIQKRGYVTLEDRRFVPTELGEIVTQLMEEFFPEILDVEFTANMEEELDQIEEGAVDWVQIVDEFYRPFHRRLTIAEKEMEEVEIKDEVSDEVCEKCGSPMVYKMGRYGRFLACSSFPECRNAKPILKSTGVACPKCGEGEIVERKSKKRRTFYGCSRYPECDFVSWDKPVPRPCPKCGKLMVEKRRKKETVIRCTECGYEEAKP, from the coding sequence ATGGCCGATTCGCTCGTCATCGTCGAATCGCCCGCCAAAGCGAAAACCATCGGCAAATATCTGGGAAAAAAATATATCGTCAAAGCTTCGATGGGACATGTGCGGGATCTGCCCAAAAGCCAAATGGGCATTGATATCGAACACCGCTTCGAACCGAAATACATCACCATCCGCGGCAAGGGTAACGTGTTGAAGGAGTTGCGCGAAGCGAAGAAAAAGGTGAAGCGGGTATTCCTTGCCGCCGACCCGGATCGGGAAGGTGAAGCGATCGCATGGCATTTGGCCCACAGCCTGGATTTGAGCCCGAATGAAAAATGCCGGGTGGTTTTCAACGAGATCACCAAACAGGCCATCCAGGAAGCTTTCAAAAACCCCCGTCCGATCGACATGGATCTGGTCAACGCCCAGCAGGCACGGCGCATTCTGGACCGGCTGGTCGGTTATGGGATCAGCCCGATCCTGTGGAAAAAGGTGAAGAAGGGTTTAAGCGCCGGACGCGTTCAATCCGTGGCCGTCAAGCTGATCATCGACCGGGAAAAGGAGATCCGGGAGTTTAAGCCGGAGGAGTACTGGACGGTCACGGCGGAACTGTTGAAGGGGAACGAGTCCTTCCGGGCGAAGTTTTACGGCTATGGGAAGGAAAAAACGGAGCTGAAGAACGAAGAGGAGGTCAAGGCGCTTCTCGAGCGAATCAAAGGAAAGCGATTCGTCGTCGAAGAAGTGAAAAAGAGCCAGCGGCGCCGCAATCCGGCTCCGCCTTTCATCACCAGCACCCTGCAGCAGGAGGCGGCGAGAAAGCTCAGGTTCCGGGCCTCCCGTACCATGGCCGTCGCGCAGCAATTGTACGAAGGCGTGGACCTGGGTCCCGAGGGTTCCGTCGGATTGATCACCTACATGCGGACCGATTCGACCCGGATCGCCGAGACGGCCCAGCGGGAAGCGCTGGCATGGATTAAGCATGCCTTCGGAGAGCCCTATCTGCCGGATACTCCGCGTCGGCACCGGACAAAGGCGGGCGCCCAGGATGCCCACGAAGCGATCCGACCCACGTCGGTGGAGCGTACGCCCGAAAAGGTGAAAAGCTATCTGAGCCGGGATCAGTACCGCCTGTACAAACTGATCTGGGAGCGTTACGTGGCCAGTCAAATGGCCCCCGCAGTCATGGACGCCGTCACCGCGGACATCCGCGTTGGGGATGCGTTGTTTCGGGCGACGGGTTCGACGGTCAAATTCCCCGGCTTCATGAAGGTGTACGTGGAAGGCACGGACGACAACAAAACCGAGGAAGAGGCGCGGCTGCCGGAGCTGGAAAAGGGTGAGACCCTGAAACGAAAATCGGTGCAGCCGAAACAGCATTTCACCCAGCCTCCGCCCCGGTATACGGAGGCCCGGCTGGTCCGAACCCTGGAGGAATTGGGAATCGGAAGGCCGTCCACCTATGCCCCCACCCTGGAGACCATTCAAAAGCGGGGTTATGTGACGCTGGAGGACCGCCGCTTCGTGCCGACGGAGCTGGGCGAGATCGTCACCCAGTTGATGGAGGAATTTTTTCCGGAGATTTTGGATGTCGAGTTTACGGCCAACATGGAGGAAGAGCTGGATCAGATCGAAGAAGGGGCCGTGGATTGGGTTCAAATCGTCGACGAATTTTACCGCCCCTTTCACCGGCGCCTTACGATTGCGGAAAAAGAGATGGAAGAAGTGGAGATCAAGGACGAGGTTTCCGATGAGGTCTGCGAGAAATGCGGAAGCCCGATGGTGTACAAGATGGGCCGGTACGGGCGGTTTTTGGCCTGCTCCTCCTTTCCGGAGTGCCGCAACGCCAAACCGATCCTCAAATCGACGGGAGTTGCCTGTCCCAAGTGCGGCGAGGGGGAGATCGTGGAGCGGAAGAGCAAAAAGCGCCGCACCTTTTACGGCTGCAGCCGGTATCCGGAATGCGATTTCGTGTCCTGGGACAAACCCGTCCCCCGTCCCTGTCCCAAGTGCGGCAAATTGATGGTGGAAAAGAGGAGAAAAAAAGAGACCGTGATCCGCTGTACGGAATGCGGTTATGAGGAAGCGAAACCCTGA
- the dprA gene encoding DNA-processing protein DprA → MEERDGLIAMHQIQGIGWHTLHKLLEAGWNPAGELTSDLLQHLRDLRVPGSTVERIRGKWNPSFVRRVKEELKRRRIAAVTYFDPEYPEYLKEIAQPPWVLYIKGDLSLLSGVCLAVVGTRNPTHYGRRVARKMAAEIASRGWVVVSGMAAGVDSEAHRGALEANGKTVAVLGTGVDVVYPKHLRGLYAELAEKGAVCSEMPPGTAPRPGLFPQRNRIISGLSVGTLVVEAAERSGALITADFSMEQGREVFAVPGPVTSEKSAGTNRLIQQGAKCVTGVQDILEEFPSLDQSPRAPAESTEPSDLSPEEGLLLSFIRDEPVHIDELREQISLPPGEIHRHLLSLQLKKRIRQLPGSRFVREG, encoded by the coding sequence ATGGAAGAGCGGGACGGATTGATCGCGATGCACCAAATCCAGGGGATCGGTTGGCACACGTTGCATAAATTGTTGGAAGCGGGATGGAATCCCGCGGGAGAATTGACTTCTGACCTCCTGCAGCACCTCAGGGACCTCCGCGTCCCGGGAAGCACGGTGGAGCGAATCCGCGGGAAGTGGAACCCGTCCTTCGTCCGTCGGGTGAAGGAGGAGCTGAAACGGCGCAGAATCGCCGCCGTCACCTATTTTGATCCGGAATACCCGGAATATTTGAAAGAGATTGCCCAGCCTCCCTGGGTGCTCTACATCAAGGGGGATCTCTCCCTCCTTTCCGGAGTGTGTTTGGCCGTGGTGGGCACGCGCAATCCGACGCACTACGGGAGGCGGGTTGCGCGGAAAATGGCGGCGGAGATCGCTTCTCGGGGATGGGTGGTTGTGAGCGGCATGGCTGCCGGCGTCGATTCAGAGGCCCACCGGGGCGCTCTGGAAGCGAACGGGAAAACGGTCGCCGTCCTGGGAACGGGGGTGGATGTCGTTTATCCGAAGCATCTCCGCGGACTTTACGCGGAATTGGCCGAAAAGGGAGCGGTCTGTTCGGAGATGCCCCCGGGGACGGCTCCCCGCCCCGGCCTCTTTCCCCAGAGAAACCGGATCATCAGCGGCCTCTCCGTGGGTACGCTGGTGGTGGAGGCGGCGGAGCGTAGCGGCGCTCTCATCACCGCCGATTTCAGCATGGAGCAGGGGCGGGAGGTGTTTGCCGTCCCCGGTCCCGTCACGTCGGAGAAGAGCGCGGGCACCAACCGGCTGATCCAACAGGGCGCCAAGTGCGTGACCGGCGTGCAGGACATTCTGGAGGAGTTTCCTTCCCTGGATCAATCTCCACGGGCTCCGGCGGAATCGACGGAACCTTCCGACCTTTCTCCGGAGGAAGGACTGCTGCTTTCCTTCATCAGAGACGAGCCGGTGCACATCGACGAACTGAGGGAGCAAATCTCCCTCCCGCCCGGGGAGATTCACAGGCATCTGCTTTCGCTCCAGTTGAAAAAACGGATCCGGCAACTGCCGGGGTCGCGGTTTGTCAGGGAAGGATGA
- the sucD gene encoding succinate--CoA ligase subunit alpha, protein MSIFVNKDTKVITQGITGSNGMFHTKQALEYGTKVVAGVTPGKGGTSVEGVPVFDTVEEAVKETGANASVIYVPPAFAADAIMEAVDAELDLVVCITEGIPVLDMVKVKRYMEGKKTRLIGPNCPGVITPGECKIGIMPGYIHMPGKVGIVSRSGTLTYEAVHQLTTRGIGQSTAVGIGGDPVNGTNFIDVLKEFQADPDTLAVILIGEIGGTAEEEAAEWIRQNMDKPVVAFIGGQTAPPGKRMGHAGAIISGGKGTAAEKIAKLQECGVKVAPTPADIGETLVQVLKEKGLLEQCITKK, encoded by the coding sequence TTGAGCATATTCGTGAACAAGGACACCAAAGTGATTACGCAGGGAATCACCGGATCCAACGGGATGTTTCACACCAAGCAGGCGCTGGAATACGGAACGAAAGTGGTTGCGGGGGTAACTCCGGGCAAGGGCGGAACCTCCGTCGAGGGCGTCCCGGTTTTTGACACCGTTGAGGAGGCGGTCAAAGAGACGGGAGCCAACGCGTCGGTCATCTACGTTCCCCCGGCCTTTGCCGCTGATGCGATCATGGAAGCGGTGGATGCGGAACTGGATTTGGTGGTCTGCATCACCGAGGGTATACCCGTCCTCGACATGGTCAAGGTGAAGCGGTACATGGAAGGGAAGAAAACCCGTTTGATCGGCCCCAACTGCCCGGGAGTGATCACGCCGGGCGAGTGCAAGATCGGCATCATGCCCGGATACATCCATATGCCCGGGAAGGTAGGAATCGTCTCCCGCAGCGGAACCCTCACCTATGAGGCGGTTCACCAGCTGACCACCCGTGGCATCGGGCAGTCGACGGCGGTCGGGATCGGCGGAGACCCGGTCAACGGAACCAATTTCATCGACGTTCTCAAGGAGTTCCAGGCGGATCCGGACACCTTGGCGGTCATCCTGATCGGTGAGATCGGAGGCACGGCCGAGGAAGAGGCCGCCGAGTGGATCCGTCAGAACATGGATAAGCCGGTGGTGGCCTTCATCGGCGGTCAGACGGCTCCTCCGGGCAAGCGGATGGGTCATGCGGGGGCCATCATTTCCGGAGGAAAGGGAACGGCCGCCGAAAAGATCGCCAAGCTTCAGGAATGCGGCGTGAAGGTGGCTCCCACCCCGGCCGACATCGGCGAGACGTTGGTTCAGGTCCTGAAGGAGAAAGGTTTGCTGGAGCAGTGCATCACGAAGAAATAG